From the Streptomyces sp. NBC_01216 genome, the window TGGCTGATCCGGGCCTGGGCCGCGGGGTCGTCCCCGTAGGGGGAGGCGACGGCGGCGATGCCGGGGAGCCGGGCGACCTCGTCGAGCATGCCGGTCATGCGCTGCTCGACGGCACCGGCGCGGACGCTGCCCCGGTCGGTGTGCCAGACGATGGTGTCGCTGTCGCCGCCGGCGCCGTGGAAGCCCTTGCCGAGGAGGGCGGTGGCCCGGCCCGACTCGGTCCCGGGGACCTCGTAGTCGTTGGAGTACGCGCTGCCGGCGAGCGACGCCCCGGCGACGGTGCCGCCGAGCGCGACGAGCCAGAGCAGTACGGCGACGAGGCGGTGCTTGATGCACCACCGTGCGATGGCTGCCAAAGGGGGTGCTCCCTGGGTGGTTCGTGGCTCTTTGATCGAGAACAGCCCGCAAAGAACACATGGACCTACGTCAGGTCACTCTCGCAGCCTTACGTGATCCTTTGCCCCTTTCGTGTCGTTACTCACAGCGGTGCACGGGAGCCCCTTCGGCCTGCCCTTCTCACCCCTGCCCCGGCTCTCCCACCCGCCCCGGCGGCTCCCCCGCCGGCTCCGCGCCGGGTCTGCCGGGTGACCTCCGACCGGGAGCGTGCGTGCCGGGGCGTTTCCGCCCGGTCGAGGACCACCCGGCGGACGCTCAGCCGGAGACGCTCGGGCGGCCGTTCTCGATGTGTCCCATCAGCCTCCTGCGGAAGCCTCCGGGGGCGCTCACCTCGACGTCGTACCAGCCGTGAGCGTCGGCGGCCGAGTGCACGACCCTGCGGGTCCGGCCGGGCTTGACGGTGATCGTGCGGGTCCAGTCGCCGAGGTCGTCCTCGTCGACGTAGCCGAGCGGCCGGACGGTGAAGAAGACCGGGGTGCCGCCGGTGTTGCGGACGATGAGGTGCAGGTCGCGATCATGGTGGTCGATGTGCGAGCGGAGCTCGGCGCCCCCCGCGGCCGGGCCCTCGAACTCGCGGCGGAAGCCGTTCGGGCCGGTGATCGTGAAGCGGTAATGGTCCCCCGGGACGGGGACCTTCCACTGAGCCGTGCCCCGGACGTCCCGGTGCTGGGGGACGGGGAACTCCCCCGCGTAGGGGTACAGGGCGAAGTGCGCGCTCGCCTTCCCCCTGTTGCCGAGCGCGACCGTGACCTCGCCGCGCTCGACCGTCGCGGAGGCGTCCGGCTGATAGGGCAGGGGGCGCGCGGGTCGGCGGCCCGGCTCCTGGACCGGCATGCGCTGGATCGCCGGTGGCTGGGGCCGCCAGCGGCCGGTGAAGGGCGGGACGGCGCCGGGCTGCTCGACCTCGGGCTGCCGGTGGGCACGGTGGAAGTCGAAGGCGGAGGTCAGGTCGCCGGTGACGGCGCGCCGCCAGTCGGTGATCTGGGGCTCCCGGACTCCGGTGAGCTTCTCCAGGAAGCGGATCACCGAGGTGTGGTCGAAGGTCTCGGAGCAGACGTAGCCCCCGACCGACCAGGGGGAGACGACGAGCATGGGGACGCGGACACCCAGGCCGGTGGGCCGCCCCTGCCAGCGCTCGGCGTCGCCGGCGGGATCGCCGGCGGCCGGCACGGGCGGCGGCACATGGTCGAAGAAGCCGTCGTTCTCGTCGTAGTTGATCAGTACGACGGTGTGGCGCCAGACGTCCGGATGCGCGCCGAGGGCGTCGAGCACTCGGTAGACCAGAGAGGCGGAGGCGATCGGGGAGGAGGAGCCGGGGTGCTCGGAGTCGATCGCGGAGGGGACGAGGTACGAGACCTCGGGCAGGGTGCCGGCGGCCACGTCGGCGCGGAAGGCGTCGGCGAGGCCGCCGGTCTCCACCCGGCGCAGTCCGCGCTCGAAGAGGGAGCGCTCGGCGTCCGTGAGGGCGGCGACGCCCTCCTCAAGGGAGTCGAGCAGCGCGGCCCGCTCGGCGGCGTCCCGCGTACCCCGGACGGCGGAGTAGAAGGACTCCATGAAGGTGTGCCCGCCGGTGGGGGCGAGCGCCTTGCGGGCGATCTCCTTGAAGCGGGTGAAGAACTCGATGTTGTTGTCGGTGAAGTTCTCCCACTCGGTGTACGTCTTCCAGGTCCGGCCCGCCGCTTCGAGTCGCTCGGCGTAGGTGGGCCAGGGGTATCCGGGGTGGGTGGCCTCGGCGTAGGCGTCGTTGCCGACGGCCCGTCTGCCGTCGGCCTCGTGGCCGGTCCAGCCGGACCACAGGTGGTTGCGGTTCGGGCTCGTCGAGGTGTGGATGGACGAGTGGTAGGCGTCGCAGACGGTGAAGGTGTCGGCGAGTTCGTAGTGGAGCGGGATGTCGCGCCGGTCGTAGTACGCCATGGTGGCGGCGGTCTTGGCGGTGACCCAGCCGTCCATCCAGCCCTCGTGCCAGGCCGCGGCGCCGCCGTTCCAGGAGTGGTCGAGGGCCCCGATGTACTGGAGGTCCTTCCGCTGGGTCTCGGCCGCGTCGCGGATCGGGAAGGGCAGCACGGTCCGGCCGGCCGTGGCGGGCTGCTCGAACACCGTGGTGCCGGAGGGCAGTTCGACGGCGTTGCGGTCGCCGAATCCGCGGACGCCGCGGAGGGTGCCGAAGTAGTGGTCGAAGGAACGGTTCTCCTGCATCAGGATCACCACGTGCCGGACGGCCGCCAGCCCCCCGGACGGTGGCCCCGCCGCCATCGCGGCCTGCAGGGACGGCGGAAGCAGCGAGCCGGCCGCGGCGACGCCCAGGGCACCGCCGCCCAGGGCGAGAAGCCTTCTGCGGGAAATCTCGGGTGACAAGACCGACCTCCAGTCGACGGCCCATGGTTCGCCTTCGAGCCATTGGGGGGTTCCGCCGGGGACGGTAGTGAGAGCGGATGTCCGCTGGAAGACTCCGTGACGACCTGGTGGTGAACGTCCGAGAGGCCGGGCGGGCGCTCGACGCGTCCGGCCCGGCCTATGTGGACCGGTGTGAGAACGGGGCGCCGACGCGCACGCGAGGGCGGCCGGCACCGGACTTCCGGCGCCGGCCGCCCTCGCGGCTCGTCCGGCGAGGCCGGCTCAGCCCTCGTCAGACGCCCAGGCGCTCCAGGATGAGCTCCTTCACGCGGGCCGCGTCCGCCTGGCCGCGGGTCGCCTTCATGACCGCGCCCACCAGCGCGCCGACCGCCGCGACCTTGCCACCGCGGATCTTGTCGGCGATGGCCGGGTTGCCGGCGATGGCCTCGTCGACGGCCGTGCCGAGCGCGCCCTCGTCGGAGACGACCTTCAGGCCGCGCTTCTCGACGACCTCCTCCGGGCCGCCCTCGCCCGCGAGGACACCCTCGATGACCTGGCGGGCGAGCTTGTCGGTGAGGTCGCCGGAGGCCACCAGCTCGGTCACCCGGGCGACCTGCGCCGGGGTGATGGCCAGCTCGTCCAGGGCCTTGCCCGACTCGTTCGCGGAACGGGCCAGTTCACCCATCCACCACTTGCGGGCCTGGTCCGCGGGGGCTCCCGCATCCGTGGTGGCGACGATCAGGTCGACGGCACCCGCGTTGAGGATCGACTGCATGTCGTGCTCGGAGACGGCCCACTCCTCGCGCAGCCGGTTGCGGCGCAGTCGCGGCAGCTCGGGCAGCACGGCCCGCAGCTCCTCGACCCAGTCACGGGACGGGGCGACCGGGACGAGGTCGGGCTCCGGGAAGTACCGGTAGTCCTCGGCGTTGTCCTTGATCCGGCCCGCCGTGGTGGTGCCGTCGTCCTCGTGGAAGTGCCGGGTCTCCTGCACGATCGTGCCGCCGGAGGTCAGCACGGCCGCGTGGCGCTGGATCTCGAAGCGCGCCGCCCGCTCCACGGAACGGAGCGAGTTGACGTTCTTGGTCTCCGAGCGGGTGCCGAAGGTCGCGGTGCCGTGGGGGCGCAGCGACAGGTTCACGTCGCAGCGCATCTGGCCCTTGTCCATCCGCGCCTCGGAGACGCCCAGCGCGCGGATCAGCTCGCGCAGCTCGGCGACGTACGCCTTGGCGACCTCGGGGGCCCGTTCGCCCGCGCCCTCGATCGGCTTGGTGACGATCTCGATGAGCGGGATGCCGGCCCGGTTGTAGTCGAGCAGCGAGTGCGAGGCGCCGTGGATACGGCCGGTCGCGCCGCCGATGTGCGTCGACTTGCCGGTGTCCTCCTCCATGTGGGCGCGTTCGATCTCCACGCGGAAGATCTCGCCGTCCTCCAGCTGGACGTCCAGATAGCCGTCGAAGGCGATCGGCTCGTCGTACTGCGAGGTCTGGAAGTTCTTCGGCATGTCCGGATAGAAGTAGTTCTTCCGGGCGAAGCGGCACCACTCGGCGATCTCGCAGTTCAGCGCGAGGCCGATCTTGACGGCGGACTCGACGCCGATGGCGTTGACGACCGGGAGGGAGCCGGGCAGGCCGAGACAGGTCGGGCAGGTCTGCGAGTTGGGTTCGGCGCCCAGCTCGGTCGAACAGCCGCAGAACATCTTCGTCTTCGTACCCAGCTCGACATGGACCTCCAGGCCCATGACGGGGTCGTACGACGCGAGGGCCGCGTCGTACGACAGCAGTTCAGTGACGGTCACGGTGAGACTTTCCCTCTCAGCCCAGCAGGACGTCGTCGTCGCCCAGGCGCTTCAGCTCCCGGTACAGGATCGCCAGGCCGGTCGCGATGGCGGCGGCGGACACCGCGGCGTCCATCAGCCGCAGGACGTCGTTGTCGTTACGGGCCAGCTTGATCTGCTTGGCGACGCTGACCGCGCCGAAGGCGGTGCTGGCCAGCGAGATGTACAGGCCGGTCTTGGACTTCTTGAAGTTCTTCGCCTTCTTTGCCATGGCACTCACAGCGACGGAGCCTCCTCGAGCAGCGGGTGGCCCCACTTTTCCACGAAGGCGGCCTCGACGGCGGCGCCGACCTTGTACAGCCGGTCGTCCTTCATGGCGGGGGCGATGATCTGCAGTCCGACGGGCAGGCCGTCCTCCGGCGCGAGGCCGCAGGGCAGCGACATGGCGGCGTTGCCCGCCAGGTTGGTCGGGATGGTGCACAGGTCCGCGAGGTACATCGCCATCGGGTCGTCGGCTCGTTCGCCGATCGGGAAGGCGGTGGTCGGGGTCGTCGGGGAGACGATCACGTCCACGTCCTCGAACGCCCGCTCGAACTCACGGGTGATGAGGGTGCGGACCTTCTGGGCCGAGCCGTAGTACGCGTCGTAGTAGCCGGAGCTCAGGGCGTACGTGCCGAGGATGACACGGCGCTTGACCTCGTCGCCGAAGCCGGCCTCACGGGTGAGCGCGGTGACGTCCTCGGCCGACTTCGTGCCGTCGTCGCCGACCCGCAGTCCGTAGCGCATGGCGTCGAAGCGGGCGAGGTTGGAGGAGCACTCGGACGGCGCGATCAGGTAGTACGCCGAGAGCG encodes:
- the gatB gene encoding Asp-tRNA(Asn)/Glu-tRNA(Gln) amidotransferase subunit GatB, producing the protein MTVTELLSYDAALASYDPVMGLEVHVELGTKTKMFCGCSTELGAEPNSQTCPTCLGLPGSLPVVNAIGVESAVKIGLALNCEIAEWCRFARKNYFYPDMPKNFQTSQYDEPIAFDGYLDVQLEDGEIFRVEIERAHMEEDTGKSTHIGGATGRIHGASHSLLDYNRAGIPLIEIVTKPIEGAGERAPEVAKAYVAELRELIRALGVSEARMDKGQMRCDVNLSLRPHGTATFGTRSETKNVNSLRSVERAARFEIQRHAAVLTSGGTIVQETRHFHEDDGTTTAGRIKDNAEDYRYFPEPDLVPVAPSRDWVEELRAVLPELPRLRRNRLREEWAVSEHDMQSILNAGAVDLIVATTDAGAPADQARKWWMGELARSANESGKALDELAITPAQVARVTELVASGDLTDKLARQVIEGVLAGEGGPEEVVEKRGLKVVSDEGALGTAVDEAIAGNPAIADKIRGGKVAAVGALVGAVMKATRGQADAARVKELILERLGV
- a CDS encoding phosphocholine-specific phospholipase C, whose translation is MSPEISRRRLLALGGGALGVAAAGSLLPPSLQAAMAAGPPSGGLAAVRHVVILMQENRSFDHYFGTLRGVRGFGDRNAVELPSGTTVFEQPATAGRTVLPFPIRDAAETQRKDLQYIGALDHSWNGGAAAWHEGWMDGWVTAKTAATMAYYDRRDIPLHYELADTFTVCDAYHSSIHTSTSPNRNHLWSGWTGHEADGRRAVGNDAYAEATHPGYPWPTYAERLEAAGRTWKTYTEWENFTDNNIEFFTRFKEIARKALAPTGGHTFMESFYSAVRGTRDAAERAALLDSLEEGVAALTDAERSLFERGLRRVETGGLADAFRADVAAGTLPEVSYLVPSAIDSEHPGSSSPIASASLVYRVLDALGAHPDVWRHTVVLINYDENDGFFDHVPPPVPAAGDPAGDAERWQGRPTGLGVRVPMLVVSPWSVGGYVCSETFDHTSVIRFLEKLTGVREPQITDWRRAVTGDLTSAFDFHRAHRQPEVEQPGAVPPFTGRWRPQPPAIQRMPVQEPGRRPARPLPYQPDASATVERGEVTVALGNRGKASAHFALYPYAGEFPVPQHRDVRGTAQWKVPVPGDHYRFTITGPNGFRREFEGPAAGGAELRSHIDHHDRDLHLIVRNTGGTPVFFTVRPLGYVDEDDLGDWTRTITVKPGRTRRVVHSAADAHGWYDVEVSAPGGFRRRLMGHIENGRPSVSG